In the Drosophila virilis strain 15010-1051.87 chromosome 4, Dvir_AGI_RSII-ME, whole genome shotgun sequence genome, ctcacacatacacacagcgACTGTACTGATGGGCAGGACAGGCCACGCCCTTTGCACGCCCCACGCCCAACGCCCCCACTCGACCGACCATCGCACGCTAAGCGTCGCTAGATTGCAATTAAAATCGATTTTCTACTTTGATCGGCGCATTTTGATTGCCAAAGCTGTCGTCCAGGCATAGACCACGCCCCCGCTAGCCCTCTCTTCTCAGCGCTCATGTGTTGACGTCTATTGTCGATTTGTGTCTGTCAACGTCTGAGCAACGCTCCAGCCCCCACCCCGACCATGTGCACCTCCACTCTGATCAGCGGAACgaacaaattttaatgaaattagaAATTTGCACGCGTCGAAAGCGTCAAACTGAAAGCGATGCCAGCGCGTCGGCGATAGTAGAGAGCTCGACCCCAACCCTCACAACTGCAGCTCTGGTCCTGCTCTATTACATGtcaattgcaaacattttgtgaATTTGATTGCCGTCAGCAGTCTACGACTTCACATTGTCGTCAGGCCGCCAAATTCTGTTACTCTTAATCAAAGACCCCACGTCCGACACACGCCTAGTCATAATGTCCGCGTCGAGAGCTTGATCTAAAATGCAATTTCTAAGAGCATAATTGTAAGGCGTGCCCATCAGAATTTTCGTTTATAGCGATGCATCAATATAATCAATAATTTTCTCAATTTTATAATTGCAAGGCACTTTATCCAcatggcaaatatttataattggcTAAAACATTTCTCCAAAGAAATCAACTTGGCCTGCTGCTCAGGCAAGTGAAACTCTTTACTTACTTTCCCTACAGCTTTAACTTTTGCCTTCTTTCtcaatttttaaaagttttttcccaacttaaagattttaagttttaaatattcatattttcatttaatctCAAGTCTCATGTGTTTTATCAGCTACTGTTACGTTTTTTGAATCTGGATGAGGCGCTGCCAATTTAAGaatgcagcaacaataatggaagtgaaatatatttacatcTCAATGATTCCGttctatttataatattaatgttTACATTTAATCATGATGCATCATCAGAGAAATCATTGAAACCGAAATCAGCGCAAGTATAGGCTATTGTTGAGGTTTTCCTTTTATCTTTTGGACTTTTTTTTCTTCGCTTTGCGTTTGTGGGTAGCAACGGAATCAACACCTCGTTTGAGAAATGGGCTACCTGGACTACCGCAGGCAAATACCAAGAAGTCAAATCAATTCGAAGCATTTTGCACGTTTTTCAAGCTTCACATTTTGCAATGCCACTTCGGTTTGCAGGTCTGGGTGGGTGGGATGTGGATTGGGGGCAGCCGATGGGCTAGCACAAAAACGGCCAACGACCAGGCCAATAAATTCAGCTAAAGCGACGCATCAATAAACCGTTAAATAGCGGTAACAATTTCTTTGGTTTCGTTTTGGCCTTTTGAAGTTTTTGGCGCCCTCTGATTTATGTGTCTCTGATGTCTGCGATTTTTCAAGCTCGGgtaatttgatttttgcataaaaatatatatgtatattttttttgcggcAAGTGCCAAAGGAAAGCACGTTTACTCCCCTCCAGCTGGTGGCCCCCGGTACCCAATCGACAGCTTCCAATGCCATTTGGCAATTTGATTTGTATCTTCGTAATGGAATTTGGTTGTGCACATTGTTAGCGGCTGCCCAGCTGCAGATACATAAGAATTTCTTCTACTGAGCTGAGCTCAGCTCATGTCTTGTCACATAcgaacacaaacacacacatacacacgcagacacacacgtGCAATTGCAGCTTGTCACGCCACCTGGCGGTCAGATTGGAAAGCTAGCATGTTAGATTTCTGCTAAATGGCACCGTATTCAATCGTGCgaatttcttatattttgcatttcttttatatttctttcaCTGGGATCGAATTCCGGGatgaaatatatgtttatggcATATGGATTTTGTGTTCTTCCATACTGGCAAGAAAAGCGGAGCTGGGACATGAGATAAACAGTATATGTAAAGCCATAAGCCATGATAAAGGGGTAAAAGGGGTATTTTGAATAACTTTTAAATAACTTTCGCCCAAAAATTGAAACGCATTGAGGAAGAAATCTTCGGGCTATCAGtggaaaaactttttttatatgaaCAACAGTTTCTTGCTAGCCTTTTcgggcaaaacaaaaattttagcGAATCTGGCAACTAAATCGCTCATAGgaataatttgtaattaaaattatatcgTAATGGAAACAAGACTGCcagcattaaatttaatttattaaatatcaaCATCTAACTAAACCAGGTaccataaaaaaacaattgaaaccaACCCGGAATCATATCATATCTTTTCGGTGGATTGCAGCTCATCTGCAAGGAAATAGAAGCGCTTGGAAGATATTGTTGAGCttctaattaaaatgttcGCTGCACAGATCTGGTAAGCTAGGTAATATTTGGCATGTAGTtgagtgtttgttttttgtttttagttcaTATAATCGACAAAATTACTAAATATATTCCACCTGACTGGCCAGCTAATTTTTTCAGCTGTAAAAATGATTTCCCATTCCGCATCCCGGAGCGTAGCTAGCTTTGTGCAATCGAACACCGTCTCTCAGTGTGCCACTGTGCAGGATCCGCAAATACTTCTGATCAGCTATGCGAAACGTTATATGGATACTGCCCGGCTGATTCGGCTCAAGTTCATTGCACAGGTGTGCCCCAAGCTGCGCGTCGAGGCGCTGGAGCTGGCCATCAATCATGTGAAAAAGACGTACAATGTGAAGATGTATGAGGAGCTGTACCGAACGCTGTGCACAGAGCGGGAGCGCAGTATGGCTGTTACAGAGGCAAGTGAGGGGGCACCTTCCAGCTCGACTACGACATCATCGAGACCCGATAATGCTGAGGCAGACAGCGGCTCCAGCAAGGCACATCTCTACGACGCCTACTGGGTGGAGGATAACACCATGGAGGCTACTTTGCTGTTGCAGGAGCTCGATGCTGAGCTGAATTTTAAGAAATCAAATTCGGGCAGCGCTTATGTGCGACGCATTCTGGAAGAGATTGGGGATTATCATGTGAAGAGCGGCAATCTGCAGTTGGCTGTGAAATTCTATGCTCGGGCGCGTCCCTATTGCACCACCAGCGACAATGTGATCAATATGTTTCGCAATCTGATTCGGGTGTCCATCTATATGGCCAACTGGTGGCATGTGCTTAGCTATATTGACGAGGCCAAGCAGTATGCGTGCGGTTTTCCGAATCTGGCACGCGTCGTGCCTGCCCAGCTAAGCTGTGCCGCGGGTCTGGCCAATATGGGCCTGAAGATCTATAAGACGGCAGCGCATTGTTTCCTGTTGACGCCCTTTGAGCGCTACGATTATGATAAGATTGTGGCGCCACAGGATGTGGCATTCTATGCTGGCCTGTGCGGTCTGGCCACATTGGAGCCGGAAATGCTGCAGCTAGGCTGTCTGAACTCGGAGGCATTTAAGCCGTTCTTTAACCTGTCACCCATCATGTGGGAGATTTTGTCCAAGTTCTTTAGAAACGAATTTGATCACTGCATCCAGCTGCTGCATGAGGTTGAGAGTGGCGTACGTTTAGATATCTATATGGCACCGCATGTGGATGCACTGTATCAAAAGATCATGACCAGAATTCAGGAAAGAAGACACGCAAGTGGTTCGTTATCATCTGAAAGCTCATTTGTAACGATGCAGGAAGTGAAAATAACTGATAGGGAAACGAGCATTTATTTCAGAGATTCAGATTTGTaacaaaccgaaaaaaaaaatagttgacTTGGCATAAGTATAATATTTCCTGTGTAGCATAGTGCCTGCATAAACAAGGTttctcaattttaatttgtcgTACTGTCATTACAGATTCTGGAAGTTGAGCGTCTAATTGTACGCCATAGAAATATTTTATGGAACGTTAACTATTCTAATTCCgttcaaaattttaataaatttcttcATGGTAGAAAACTTTCATTTGAAAGGTTTGGCTGGACAATCTTGAGTTTATTACTAAAAGTTTTCTCAGACCCCCGCAAGGGGTATTCCAATTTCAATAAGACTCAACTTAATGTATTCTTAAAAAGTGAAGACCAGTTGCATAATTTAAACAGatttaattatgtaaaaatatatttcggaTATTTCGCCGGCTCTCCTCCTACAAATTTTTTGCATGCAATTTTAAGCAttcagtttttaattatttcgcGTACGAGGAAATTATGAATCTACTCGCACTATCTTGAAGTATCTAAagcttacaaatatataaaaaaaagttgggTTTGAAGTCCGTCTAttttagaagaaaaaaaaggctGCTTGCCGACAAAGAACTTTTCATTTAGAAAGCTCTTGATTTTGCGATAGGCGTTAAATATgccttaaataaatttcaacagAGTTTTGTTAATAAGTATGAAAATGTTAAGTAAATCGATTACACAgcttttttccaatttttccaCGCATGCGAGTGAAATTTCCTAAAACCCCGCCTCAGCGTGAAACTACATCTCATACAAGTTTCAGCTTATGAGCTCCTTCGGTTTGGTAGTCAGTCATTACGTCCGACAGTCTAGCTAGTTaattagtcagtcagtaaAAGAGTTTTATTAATGGAGATTTTTTACCTTAGTAATCATATTCTTGGGTACTTTTGAGTACTTCCAAGCAATTCTTCAGTACTGTCATCTATTTTCATTAGTTGTGGCTTAAAATATTACATTCCTGACTTTAGAGCAGCAATAAAGGAACAAAACAGTTGTGTGAGGAGAGGTTGGAAGTAGAAAAGGGGAACTTCTATGATGCAGAGTTTTAGCAGTTTTCTCTCTTTGAGGTTTATTTTTAGCTGGCGCACCTTTTCACAGTTTTTGGCACTTTTCTTGCCAACGAAAATTGTTCTCCATTTCTGTAAAGGTAGGATGAGGCGGGCAGGTGGGTGTACATTTAACATAGATATTCGCATATTTTGTGCTGCCGCTGACAGAAAGTGGAAAGTAAGCCAGGCAATAACTATGAACAAGAAAGGAAAGTTGGGGTTGTTGGGGGCTGTGCAAGTATGTGGATGATAAGAGGGGAGCagcgaaaatatttttatgaaaagCGTGTGATTTTCATGCTGCTCTTTTATGCACGACTCCAACGACTGTCAACAGACTTTTTCAAGATGcccttacaaaaaaaaacagagttGCTCGGTATTTTGGATGAGCCATAAGACAGATATTTCTCAAGAGTTCTGAAAAGGTgggatatttaaaaaaagttgctGAAACACATTTCTAATAAGTAGTTGAAATTTGTAAgacataatatttatttcatagAATAAATAAAGCAGTAGAAAAATAGTTTCCGATATAAATTAATTGCGCCTTTTATTTATGGATTTATTACAGGAAAACTTTTcgtagtttctttattttcaatttttttcttggtttttactaatatttcttttttgatatattttgtCAAAAGTGAAACCCACAAGCATTCGAGTGTATTAAAACTTCAGCTAGAcgacaaaatatttttcctgcttttgtttattttttgtgaattccattttttttttttttttgactgtgATTATTTTCTAACTGTCACAAAAGTCGGCGAGTGAAAGCGGCTGCttcaacaggaacaacaaaaacagtaacaaacaacataattaaattttcgtgTGCTCAGTAGAACGAACGAGCGAACTTGGCGCTCACAAAGAGTGGAGCATTGTAGCAGTAGAGGCAGAGGAGTCCAAGTAGCAACATGGCCACGCCCATTGGCGCTCACATTCTGGATGGCGTTGAGCGTCGCTCAAAAGATTGACGCGAAATCATGAAATATTGCACAGTTGAAGTGATTTTTATGAACTCTTCAAAAGTAGCTGGAGACGCACAAGGACAAGGAGCGAATGCTAACGAGCTTAAAGATAAAGTTGCCCGAAACGTGCATAGAAATTGCCTGGATTACGTCAGACAAGGTGCAGCAAACAGGGCTAGAAGCAGGGTTTTCAGCAGCATATCTGGTTTTACGAGTTAGGATCTGGAGTagtattaaaagaaaattattacTAAAGTTGAAACATTTTATTGCTCCGAAATTGGATTTTCCtagttatattatatattcagctaaacttttaaatatttggtcTTGATAAATGTACGTGCAATATTTTAACGATTTTAAGGaagttttaaaataataaaacattaatATCATTATCAAATAATCAAGAGGAATATAATTTCAtagaaaaaacgaaaataaatgttgataTTTCCACAATCATTTGGAGTTCACCTAAAAACATGGTCTCATTCGaactatcaaaatcaaaagTACCTTTTCTTAAAGTGTGAAATATTTGCGGCAACGCCTGTCCAGGGTCTGCCaactattttttattattcacactcacactatattataaagtgtcttttctatattttaataatttacattaTAAAATTTTGGTATAGCTAGCTTCAATGTAATCAAAAACCTGCTATTGCAATATTAAAACTTCTTTTGAGATTAACACCCGCAATCTTGAGCATATTTTTAATCAACGAACAGccttacttttattttatttttgcttatcttttgcatttgatttgttttggttgtttgttctatttttattttttatttttgacacGCTTATAAAGGCCGTCTGGCACCTGGGCAAGTCGCTGCTGATCCAGCGAATATTCAGAGCATCTCATCTCCTGGCCAACTTTGGCCAGACATTTCGTGTTGAGTAATTCTTTTGTAATGCGGAAGGAAGCGCAAAACAACAGTGCGCACCGACTTCCGCTGAGCGGGGCAACGCTGGGCGATGGGGGTTGGGGGGCATGTAAGATGCGACTTAAGaaactttaaaacaaaactgaCCTACGCGCGCCTCGCTGGACAAAAGCGAACTTTGGCTTAGAGGTTCGTGGCTGAAGCTCTGGCGGTTCGAGCAAGATAAATTGCTGCAGTGTTTAGTTAATACTTGTGCTTCTCTGAACGTTTTGCTCCCCAACTCCGACCCCTAGCCCGGACATACTCCTTGTTGCGTCCTACACGCATTCAATACGcgcaagcaaacaaaaaggcagcggcagcagcagctggctggACAAGTTTATCTTTTGTTACATTGACTTCCGCTAAAAGATGCTAAACTAGGAAACATTTTTTGCTCGGACAGGGCCAGAGCAAACAGGAAAAGTTAAACAGAAATTAAGCGCAGCCTGGCCAAAGCGCCAttgaaaagaagaaaaaaaaaatacaacacgCACTGAGAGAAATGCATTTACCACGTGAGTCAGCATATAGGGTTGACTAACTGGCGGACTCCAAACTTcaattttaattcattttcacTTTATGTTTCATTGCCTTCATTCAGCAAGATTTTGCGAAAGTAATTTCATCTtgagtattttattaattacttGTGCTATGACAAATTGAATTCACTTAGGCAGGCGAAATGGGATTGACATGCCGTTGGTAAAAGTGGAAATCGATTAAAGCATGGGCAACTAGAACCATATCTATGTATATCTATCTAAACAATTATAAGTTTTGCCGATATTCATCGCGAGTTTTACTCTTGTAACGACACCAAGTTTTGGTAATAATAAACGGATTAAACTCACTTAAACATGTGAAAATCAACTAATTTCAATATATCATATGCATGAAATAAACGTATATATTAACTATGTCAGATAGTTGCAGaaataatacaaacatttcagtctatattataaatattcacattacatataaaataatagGCATAAATATGCTTTTTTATCTCCAAGATTATCGAATTGAATTCATGCATGAACGTGAAAATCAATTCTCTGTGTAATAATACATGCATGAAAAGAATCATATATTTTCTACCAAATTGGAAAACTAA is a window encoding:
- the CSN1a gene encoding COP9 signalosome complex subunit 1 encodes the protein MISHSASRSVASFVQSNTVSQCATVQDPQILLISYAKRYMDTARLIRLKFIAQVCPKLRVEALELAINHVKKTYNVKMYEELYRTLCTERERSMAVTEASEGAPSSSTTTSSRPDNAEADSGSSKAHLYDAYWVEDNTMEATLLLQELDAELNFKKSNSGSAYVRRILEEIGDYHVKSGNLQLAVKFYARARPYCTTSDNVINMFRNLIRVSIYMANWWHVLSYIDEAKQYACGFPNLARVVPAQLSCAAGLANMGLKIYKTAAHCFLLTPFERYDYDKIVAPQDVAFYAGLCGLATLEPEMLQLGCLNSEAFKPFFNLSPIMWEILSKFFRNEFDHCIQLLHEVESGVRLDIYMAPHVDALYQKIMTRIQERRHASGSLSSESSFVTMQEVKITDRETSIYFRDSDL